Proteins from one Bradyrhizobium roseum genomic window:
- a CDS encoding TMEM175 family protein, whose translation MRRLEMLSNTIFGVAMTLLAYDLPKASSFKNAPDWHDLLRIYAQPVIALMISFIVAGMFWFSHHRRLAVAPEASRGVVFLNLFFLLSIIILPVTNGLYGAYRLDGVLAVLYGLHLTIIASLNVVLWIFALRGRSDPHLMATAMLPVFVFVFGTAVALVSPKVAQFTWCLAFLAPVAGWLAARRAG comes from the coding sequence ATGCGCCGGCTGGAGATGCTGAGCAACACCATTTTCGGCGTTGCCATGACCCTGCTCGCCTATGATCTCCCAAAGGCGTCCAGCTTTAAAAACGCGCCCGACTGGCATGATCTGCTGCGCATCTATGCGCAGCCGGTCATCGCGCTGATGATCAGCTTCATCGTCGCCGGCATGTTCTGGTTCAGCCATCACCGCCGGCTGGCGGTGGCGCCGGAAGCCAGTCGAGGCGTCGTGTTTCTCAACCTGTTCTTTCTGCTCTCGATCATCATTTTGCCGGTGACCAACGGACTCTACGGCGCCTACCGGCTCGATGGAGTGCTGGCGGTGCTCTACGGGCTTCACCTGACCATCATCGCTTCGCTCAACGTGGTGCTGTGGATTTTCGCGCTCAGGGGCCGCAGCGATCCGCATTTGATGGCGACGGCGATGCTTCCAGTATTCGTGTTCGTGTTTGGAACGGCCGTTGCCCTGGTCTCGCCGAAAGTTGCACAGTTCACCTGGTGCCTGGCGTTCCTGGCCCCCGTTGCAGGCTGGCTCGCAGCGCGACGCGCGGGCTAA
- a CDS encoding lysophospholipid acyltransferase family protein: MHYLRSILFDAAVVILTLVVALSVPFLALFKASSATVRAVSQVWANGIMFLMKYVVGLDYRVEGREHVPDGPCIIACNHQSLWETAALCVIFPDASIVAKKELRKLPLVGWFLERYPMILVDRSAGRQALRQMVDEAKRAVGEGRKALLFPQGTRQAIDEPMTFQSAGISALYTNLEVPVVPAACNSGLFWGKKTLMMHSGTITLSFLPPIAPGLPRKEFQEKMERMIVEEAGRLLTIAEAKVAR; this comes from the coding sequence TTGCATTATCTGAGGTCGATCCTGTTCGATGCCGCCGTGGTGATCCTGACGCTGGTGGTTGCGCTGTCGGTGCCGTTCCTGGCGCTGTTCAAGGCGAGCAGTGCCACGGTGCGCGCGGTGTCCCAGGTCTGGGCCAACGGCATCATGTTTCTGATGAAATATGTCGTCGGCCTTGATTATCGCGTCGAGGGGCGCGAGCACGTTCCCGACGGGCCCTGCATCATCGCCTGCAATCATCAATCGCTGTGGGAGACCGCGGCGCTCTGCGTGATCTTCCCGGACGCCAGCATCGTCGCCAAGAAGGAGTTGCGTAAGCTGCCCCTCGTCGGCTGGTTTCTGGAGCGTTATCCGATGATCCTGGTTGACCGCTCGGCGGGCCGCCAGGCGCTGCGCCAGATGGTCGATGAAGCGAAGCGCGCGGTCGGCGAGGGACGCAAGGCGCTGTTGTTTCCGCAGGGCACGCGGCAGGCGATCGACGAGCCCATGACGTTTCAATCAGCGGGCATTTCCGCGCTGTACACGAACCTCGAAGTCCCCGTCGTGCCGGCGGCGTGCAATTCCGGCCTGTTCTGGGGCAAGAAGACCCTGATGATGCATTCGGGCACCATCACCCTGTCGTTTCTGCCGCCGATCGCGCCCGGCCTGCCGCGCAAGGAGTTCCAGGAAAAGATGGAGCGGATGATCGTGGAGGAGGCGGGCCGGTTGCTCACGATCGCTGAGGCGAAGGTAGCCCGTTAG
- a CDS encoding ABC transporter ATP-binding protein — MSDTVLEVSNLSVAIKGGDRTHAVQGINLTVGADEIVCVVGESGSGKSVTAQAVMGLLPKGAMQVESGAIRLQGDQLLTKTDAELRAIRGTRMAMVFQEPMTALNPVERVGDQIREVLEVHTSLDQKEQRARVLEIMRAVHLPDPEQMIDAYPHQLSGGQRQRIMIAAALVLDPALLIADEPTTALDVTTQAQILKLVKEMQGRKKTGVLFITHDFGVVSEIADRVVVMQMGRIVEQGPCEEVLRKPREDYTRMLLAAVPSMTPPKRSPVTGPVVLQTENLFKTYGKRSLFQPKARVVAAVKDVSLTIRRGETLGIVGESGSGKSTVARCVARLVDATGGGIKVDGIDIAAMRESKFRPMRRRIQFIFQDPYRSLNPRRTVGEAIIEGPMNFGLGRKEAMQRARDLMAVVHLPPAALDRFPHQFSGGQRQRICIARALAMEPELLIGDEPVSALDVSVQDQVLKLLDEVRRKFNLAVLFITHDLRVAAQVCDRIAVMQRGVIVEQGVTADVFAAPQHEYTKALFDAAPGRHQEFAASA; from the coding sequence GTGAGCGATACCGTCCTCGAAGTCTCGAATCTTTCGGTTGCCATCAAGGGCGGCGACCGAACGCATGCGGTGCAGGGCATCAACCTGACCGTCGGCGCCGATGAGATCGTCTGCGTGGTGGGTGAGTCCGGTTCCGGCAAGTCGGTGACGGCGCAAGCCGTGATGGGCCTGCTGCCGAAAGGCGCGATGCAGGTCGAGAGCGGCGCGATCCGGCTGCAGGGCGATCAACTGCTAACCAAGACTGACGCCGAATTGCGCGCGATCCGCGGCACGCGCATGGCGATGGTGTTCCAGGAGCCGATGACCGCGCTCAACCCGGTAGAGCGCGTCGGCGACCAGATCCGAGAAGTGCTGGAGGTGCACACCAGCCTGGACCAGAAGGAACAGCGCGCGCGCGTGCTCGAGATCATGCGGGCGGTTCATCTGCCCGATCCCGAACAGATGATCGACGCCTATCCGCACCAGCTTTCCGGTGGTCAGCGCCAGCGGATCATGATCGCGGCGGCGCTGGTGCTCGATCCCGCGTTGTTGATCGCCGACGAGCCGACGACAGCGCTCGACGTCACCACGCAGGCGCAGATCCTCAAGCTGGTCAAGGAAATGCAGGGCCGCAAGAAAACCGGCGTGCTGTTCATCACCCATGATTTCGGCGTCGTTTCCGAGATCGCCGACCGCGTGGTAGTGATGCAGATGGGCCGGATCGTGGAGCAGGGGCCTTGCGAGGAAGTGCTGCGCAAGCCGCGCGAGGACTATACGAGGATGCTGCTGGCCGCGGTGCCGAGCATGACGCCGCCGAAGCGGTCCCCGGTGACCGGTCCGGTGGTCCTGCAGACCGAAAATCTCTTCAAGACCTACGGCAAGCGCTCGCTGTTCCAGCCGAAGGCGCGCGTGGTGGCCGCGGTCAAGGACGTCTCGCTGACGATCCGCCGCGGCGAGACGCTCGGCATTGTCGGTGAGTCCGGGTCCGGCAAGTCCACCGTGGCGCGCTGCGTGGCGCGGCTGGTCGACGCCACCGGGGGCGGCATCAAGGTCGACGGCATCGATATCGCGGCGATGCGCGAATCAAAGTTCCGCCCGATGCGCCGACGCATCCAGTTCATTTTCCAGGATCCATATCGTTCGCTCAACCCACGCCGTACGGTGGGGGAGGCGATCATCGAGGGGCCGATGAATTTCGGCCTCGGCCGCAAGGAGGCGATGCAGCGTGCGCGCGACCTGATGGCGGTGGTGCATTTGCCGCCGGCTGCGCTCGACCGGTTTCCGCATCAGTTCTCCGGGGGCCAGCGGCAACGGATCTGCATCGCCCGCGCACTGGCGATGGAGCCCGAATTGCTGATCGGCGACGAGCCGGTGTCGGCGCTCGATGTCTCCGTTCAGGATCAGGTGTTGAAGCTGTTGGATGAGGTGCGCCGCAAATTCAATTTGGCGGTCTTGTTCATCACCCATGATCTAAGGGTGGCCGCACAAGTCTGCGACCGCATCGCCGTCATGCAGCGTGGGGTGATCGTCGAGCAGGGCGTCACGGCCGACGTCTTTGCCGCGCCCCAGCACGAATATACCAAGGCGCTGTTCGATGCGGCGCCCGGCCGCCATCAGGAATTTGCCGCGAGCGCGTAG
- a CDS encoding ABC transporter permease produces the protein MVDATINEPVLPASPGKPAALRKLLSNPSVMFGATIIAIALLMGLLAPWLGTIDPTAINPIARNKVPGAEFTIRTDTGERIKMIAAFGTDGLGRDVYSRVIYGARVSLLVGVSVALISVAVGLLIGVLAGFFRVLDAVIMRIMDGLMAIPAILLAIAMVSLFRSSVLTVIIAITVPQIPGVVRLVRSIVLSVREEPYVEAAVTLGTSTPKLLWRHVLPNTIAPMIVQGTFICASAILIEAILSFLGIGVPPEVPTWGNIMAAGREVFSLFPHNIIYPGVCLALTILAVNVLGDGLRDTLDPKMAKRV, from the coding sequence ATGGTGGACGCGACAATCAACGAACCCGTTCTGCCGGCAAGCCCGGGCAAGCCGGCCGCGCTTCGCAAATTGCTGAGTAACCCGAGCGTGATGTTCGGCGCCACGATCATCGCGATTGCCCTGCTGATGGGGCTGCTGGCGCCTTGGCTCGGCACCATCGACCCCACGGCGATCAATCCGATCGCCCGCAACAAGGTTCCCGGCGCCGAGTTCACGATCCGCACAGATACCGGCGAACGCATCAAGATGATCGCCGCCTTTGGCACCGACGGGCTTGGACGCGACGTCTACAGCCGCGTGATCTATGGAGCGCGTGTCTCGCTGCTGGTCGGCGTTTCCGTGGCGCTGATCAGCGTCGCCGTCGGCCTGTTGATCGGGGTGCTGGCCGGCTTCTTCCGGGTTCTGGACGCCGTGATCATGCGGATCATGGACGGGTTGATGGCGATCCCGGCCATCCTGCTGGCGATCGCCATGGTGTCGCTGTTCCGCTCCAGCGTGCTGACCGTCATCATCGCCATCACCGTCCCCCAGATTCCCGGTGTCGTCCGGCTGGTGCGCTCGATCGTGCTCAGCGTGCGCGAGGAGCCTTACGTGGAGGCCGCGGTGACGCTCGGCACGTCAACGCCAAAACTGCTGTGGCGGCATGTGTTGCCCAACACGATCGCGCCGATGATCGTGCAGGGCACCTTCATCTGCGCGTCCGCCATCCTCATCGAAGCCATTTTGTCGTTCCTCGGCATCGGCGTTCCGCCGGAAGTGCCGACCTGGGGCAACATCATGGCCGCGGGAAGAGAAGTGTTCAGCCTGTTCCCGCACAACATCATCTATCCCGGCGTCTGCCTCGCGCTGACGATACTCGCCGTCAACGTGCTCGGCGACGGCCTGCGCGATACGCTCGATCCAAAAATGGCAAAGCGGGTGTGA
- a CDS encoding ABC transporter permease yields MYGYLFRRLLGTIPVMLVVAVFIFLMLRMTPSDPAAILAGDSANSEQIAQIRQQLGLDQPMLQQFAIWSGRVLTGDFGESFFFKKTVAALIGERIEPTLSLAFFTMLIAVCVAVPLGVMAAHWQGSWLDRIVMGFSVLGFSVPVFVVGYLLIYVFSIWLNWLPVQGYQRISEGVGGWALRLLLPSVTLSVIYVALIARMTRTSVLEVLSEDYIRTARAKGQTERKVLFRHALRNAAVPIVTVIGLGVALLIGGVVVTESVFTIPGLGRLTVDAVLARDYPTIQAVILLFSFVYVMINLAVDMLYTVLDPRIRY; encoded by the coding sequence ATGTATGGCTATCTATTCCGGCGACTGCTCGGCACCATTCCGGTGATGCTGGTCGTGGCCGTCTTCATCTTCCTGATGCTGCGGATGACGCCGTCGGATCCGGCGGCGATTCTGGCCGGCGACAGCGCCAATAGCGAGCAGATCGCGCAAATCCGCCAGCAACTCGGTCTCGACCAGCCGATGTTGCAGCAGTTCGCCATCTGGTCGGGCCGGGTGCTGACCGGCGATTTCGGCGAGAGCTTCTTCTTCAAGAAGACGGTGGCGGCGCTGATCGGCGAGCGGATCGAACCTACGCTCTCGCTGGCCTTCTTCACCATGCTGATCGCCGTGTGCGTCGCGGTGCCGCTCGGCGTGATGGCGGCGCATTGGCAGGGCAGCTGGCTCGATCGAATCGTCATGGGATTTTCGGTGCTCGGATTTTCCGTGCCGGTATTCGTGGTCGGCTATCTCCTGATCTACGTGTTTTCCATCTGGCTGAACTGGCTGCCGGTGCAGGGCTATCAGCGGATATCCGAAGGCGTCGGCGGCTGGGCGCTAAGGCTGCTATTACCGTCGGTGACGCTGTCCGTGATCTATGTGGCGCTGATCGCCCGCATGACCCGCACCAGCGTGCTCGAGGTGCTCTCGGAAGACTACATCCGAACCGCGCGCGCCAAGGGACAGACCGAGCGGAAGGTGCTGTTCCGCCACGCGCTGCGCAACGCGGCGGTGCCGATCGTCACCGTGATCGGTCTCGGCGTGGCGCTCCTGATCGGCGGCGTCGTCGTGACCGAAAGTGTGTTCACGATTCCAGGCCTCGGCAGGCTGACGGTCGACGCTGTACTGGCGCGCGATTATCCGACGATCCAGGCCGTGATTCTGCTGTTCTCGTTTGTCTACGTGATGATCAACCTCGCCGTTGACATGCTCTATACCGTGCTCGATCCCAGGATTCGCTACTGA
- a CDS encoding ABC transporter substrate-binding protein yields MNVFRKTIIAATCVGSLAAMAAPALAETTLRVVMHSDLKILDPIWTTAYIVRNHGYMIYDVLLAQDEKGEIKPQMVEKYEAAADGKSYTFTLREGLLWHDGQPVTSEDCIASIKRWSAKDSLGQKMMTFVDSIAAVDAKTFTIKLKEPTGLVLLGLSKPSSNVPFMMPKRVAETDPSKQIEDFTGSGPFVFKKDEWKPGDKTVYVKFDKYKPRSEPASGMAGGKVVKVDRVEWRAISDAQQAVNALSKGELDMVEQPSHDLLGTLKKDPNVSVIISPPLKGQYVFRPNHIHKPFDNPKIRKALWYAFNQEDFLMATIGDPDYIKECKALFICGTPFASTKGMDGLLTSNVKKAQELLKEAGYDGTPVVLMHSTDLKVLTNLAPVAKSLMEKAGFKVDMQSMDWQSVVARRSKKDAPNAGGWNAFLTAWVAADVMNPVSTAYLNSSCDKALFGWPCDAELEKLRDDFARETDPAKQKAIAEAVQLRAIETTPEIPVGEYVQPVAMRKNVKGFVTAPAPVFWNIELTK; encoded by the coding sequence ATGAACGTGTTTAGAAAAACGATTATTGCCGCGACTTGTGTCGGCAGCCTGGCGGCCATGGCAGCCCCGGCGCTTGCCGAGACCACGTTGCGCGTCGTCATGCATTCGGATTTGAAGATTCTCGACCCGATCTGGACCACGGCCTACATCGTCCGCAACCACGGCTACATGATCTACGACGTGCTGCTCGCGCAGGACGAAAAGGGCGAGATCAAGCCGCAGATGGTGGAGAAATACGAAGCCGCGGCAGACGGCAAGAGCTACACCTTCACCTTGCGCGAAGGACTGCTGTGGCACGATGGTCAACCGGTCACGTCGGAAGATTGCATCGCATCGATCAAGCGCTGGTCCGCCAAGGATTCCCTCGGCCAGAAGATGATGACGTTCGTCGACTCGATTGCCGCGGTCGATGCCAAGACTTTCACCATCAAGCTCAAGGAACCGACAGGTCTTGTGCTTCTCGGCCTGTCGAAGCCCTCGTCGAACGTGCCGTTCATGATGCCCAAGCGTGTCGCGGAAACCGATCCGAGCAAGCAGATCGAGGATTTCACCGGGTCGGGCCCCTTCGTATTCAAGAAGGATGAATGGAAGCCGGGCGACAAGACGGTCTACGTCAAGTTCGACAAATACAAGCCGCGCAGCGAACCGGCGTCCGGCATGGCCGGCGGCAAGGTCGTCAAGGTCGACCGCGTCGAGTGGCGCGCGATTTCCGACGCGCAGCAGGCCGTCAATGCACTCTCCAAAGGCGAACTCGACATGGTCGAGCAGCCAAGCCATGACTTGCTGGGCACCCTGAAGAAGGACCCCAACGTCTCGGTGATTATTTCGCCGCCGCTGAAGGGGCAATACGTCTTCCGTCCCAACCATATCCACAAGCCGTTCGACAATCCGAAGATCCGCAAGGCGCTTTGGTACGCCTTCAATCAGGAAGATTTCCTGATGGCGACCATCGGCGATCCCGACTACATCAAGGAGTGCAAGGCGCTGTTCATCTGCGGTACGCCGTTTGCGTCGACCAAGGGGATGGACGGACTTCTCACTTCCAACGTCAAGAAGGCGCAGGAACTGCTGAAGGAGGCCGGTTACGACGGCACCCCGGTCGTGCTGATGCACTCGACCGATCTGAAGGTGCTGACCAACCTCGCACCGGTCGCCAAGTCGCTGATGGAGAAGGCGGGCTTCAAGGTCGACATGCAGTCGATGGATTGGCAGTCCGTGGTCGCGCGCCGGTCCAAGAAGGACGCACCCAATGCCGGCGGCTGGAACGCGTTCCTGACCGCCTGGGTTGCCGCCGACGTGATGAACCCGGTGTCGACGGCCTATCTGAACTCGTCATGCGACAAGGCGCTGTTCGGCTGGCCGTGCGATGCCGAACTCGAAAAGCTGCGCGATGACTTCGCCCGCGAAACCGACCCGGCCAAGCAGAAGGCGATTGCCGAGGCGGTGCAACTGCGCGCCATCGAGACGACACCCGAGATCCCGGTCGGCGAATACGTGCAGCCGGTCGCGATGCGCAAGAACGTCAAGGGGTTCGTCACTGCGCCGGCGCCGGTGTTCTGGAACATCGAACTCACCAAGTGA